Proteins encoded together in one Rhizobium bangladeshense window:
- a CDS encoding MFS transporter, translated as MKPHHRIFFIQFAVALSVGAFLSRLPDLQRKFGLTEGELGLLLAVMSLGVLCGLTFSVRIIERLGARTTAFVTVFGASLFFSVISWMPSALPAIPFFFIAGLFTGAFEINANIETDRHEALLGYRIMSRAHGMWSLGFCMTALVAAGMRQADISIELHIFLILLIVLISGSIVFSKIETAPPRLDAHSGEIPLIAFPTMGLLPLCLIGAAPLLAEGASVDWSAIYMRDVFAAEPFIGGLSVTIFSLCIAIGRLAMDPVIDRFNPHLVAIVLLTIVVLGLLMVATAAHPLIALIGFGLTGIGCSSVYPLAISAAARRTDRPAPVNVAALGQTTFLVFFAGPPLLGFIAEYFGIRFSYWAVVPVVVTALWITKALAAAPMPATGEPQPVQSQG; from the coding sequence ATGAAGCCACACCACCGCATTTTCTTCATCCAGTTTGCAGTCGCCCTTTCCGTGGGTGCTTTTCTTTCGCGCCTGCCTGATCTTCAGCGCAAATTCGGCCTCACCGAGGGCGAGCTCGGGCTTTTGCTCGCTGTCATGTCATTGGGAGTTCTCTGCGGGCTGACATTTTCGGTGAGGATCATCGAGAGGCTCGGTGCGCGCACCACAGCTTTCGTCACGGTGTTCGGCGCATCCCTGTTTTTCTCGGTGATTTCCTGGATGCCTTCAGCTCTCCCGGCCATTCCATTCTTCTTCATCGCCGGTCTATTCACCGGCGCATTCGAGATCAATGCCAATATCGAAACCGACCGCCACGAGGCGCTGCTTGGATATCGCATCATGAGCCGCGCGCACGGCATGTGGAGCCTCGGCTTCTGCATGACTGCTCTTGTCGCCGCCGGCATGCGGCAGGCCGACATCTCCATCGAGCTGCACATCTTCCTCATCCTCCTGATCGTGCTGATTTCGGGCTCGATCGTGTTCTCGAAAATCGAAACCGCACCCCCACGGCTGGACGCGCACTCCGGAGAAATCCCCCTCATCGCTTTTCCGACAATGGGGCTGTTGCCGCTTTGCCTGATAGGCGCAGCACCGCTCCTGGCTGAAGGCGCGAGCGTGGATTGGTCGGCGATCTATATGCGTGACGTCTTTGCGGCCGAACCTTTCATCGGCGGGCTCAGCGTGACGATATTCTCCCTCTGCATCGCGATCGGACGGCTTGCAATGGATCCAGTCATCGACCGCTTCAATCCGCACCTGGTCGCGATAGTCCTTCTCACAATCGTCGTCTTAGGGCTTCTGATGGTCGCGACGGCGGCACACCCACTCATAGCGCTCATAGGCTTCGGCTTGACCGGTATCGGCTGCTCGTCGGTCTATCCGCTTGCCATCTCCGCTGCGGCGCGCCGCACGGACCGACCGGCTCCTGTCAACGTCGCAGCGCTTGGGCAGACAACCTTCCTCGTGTTTTTCGCCGGCCCACCCCTGCTTGGCTTCATTGCCGAATATTTCGGTATCCGCTTTTCCTATTGGGCGGTGGTCCCCGTCGTCGTCACCGCTCTTTGGATCACAAAGGCGCTTGCCGCTGCTCCCATGCCAGCCACAGGAGAGCCGCAACCTGTTCAGTCCCAAGGCTGA
- a CDS encoding GNAT family N-acetyltransferase, with the protein MGKTPASLKAHITRLEMTAPPKASMPVPVNIQTAIMRAPGIPLPFYRYLYRQVGARWQWVDRLRMSDAQLAETLNDKRNNISVLYVNGAPAGFYEYFCEDEDTIELSHFGLIEHALGLGIGKWFLLQALYAIWALDPKRVTTTTNNLDHPRALQLYQMYGFSPVSTGTGIVRPLSDKELLEIARKS; encoded by the coding sequence ATGGGAAAGACGCCCGCTTCGCTTAAAGCCCATATCACCCGTCTCGAAATGACGGCGCCGCCGAAGGCGAGCATGCCGGTGCCCGTCAATATCCAGACGGCCATCATGCGAGCGCCAGGCATACCACTACCCTTCTACCGCTATCTTTACCGGCAGGTAGGCGCGCGCTGGCAGTGGGTCGACCGGCTGCGCATGAGCGACGCGCAGCTGGCGGAAACGCTGAACGACAAGCGCAACAATATCAGCGTCCTCTACGTCAACGGCGCACCGGCCGGCTTCTACGAATATTTCTGTGAAGACGAGGATACGATCGAACTCAGCCATTTCGGCCTGATCGAACATGCGCTCGGGCTCGGCATCGGCAAATGGTTTCTGCTGCAGGCCCTCTATGCCATCTGGGCGCTCGATCCGAAGCGCGTCACCACGACCACCAATAATCTCGACCATCCGCGCGCACTGCAGCTCTATCAGATGTACGGCTTCTCCCCTGTCTCGACCGGCACCGGCATCGTGCGGCCGCTGAGTGATAAGGAGCTTCTGGAGATTGCGCGGAAAAGCTGA
- the sseA gene encoding 3-mercaptopyruvate sulfurtransferase yields the protein MTESKSRFVVSAEWLQAELGKPDLRVLDASFYLPAQKRDADAEYSAGHIPGAVRFDQEKIADHSTALPHTIPSPDFFAAEVGRLGISESDRIVVYDGIGLFASPRVWWLFRVMGAKNVFVLDGGLDGWKAEGRPLETTTPNPAPATFTPNFDESRVVTLETMRDIVSSGAMQIADARSAGRFAATEPEPRAGMRSGHMPGARSLPSGVFANQGRFKSLPELRQTIEEAGIDLSKPVVTSCGSGITAAIITLALESLGHQDNKLYDGSWSEWGSRDDTPVVTGPPTPAKA from the coding sequence ATGACTGAGAGCAAGAGCCGTTTCGTCGTCTCGGCCGAATGGCTGCAGGCCGAGCTCGGCAAGCCGGATCTGCGCGTGCTGGACGCCTCCTTCTATCTGCCGGCGCAGAAGCGCGACGCCGATGCCGAATATTCGGCGGGCCATATTCCCGGTGCCGTCCGCTTCGATCAGGAAAAGATCGCCGACCACTCGACGGCACTGCCACACACAATCCCCTCGCCTGACTTTTTCGCCGCCGAAGTCGGCCGGCTGGGCATCAGCGAGAGTGATCGCATCGTCGTCTATGACGGTATCGGCCTGTTTGCCTCGCCGCGCGTCTGGTGGCTGTTCCGGGTGATGGGGGCAAAGAATGTTTTCGTGCTCGACGGCGGTCTAGACGGTTGGAAAGCCGAGGGCCGTCCACTCGAAACCACCACACCCAATCCTGCTCCGGCGACCTTCACTCCGAACTTCGACGAGAGCCGCGTCGTGACGCTCGAGACCATGCGCGACATCGTCTCGAGCGGCGCGATGCAGATCGCCGATGCCCGCAGCGCCGGCCGCTTCGCCGCTACCGAACCGGAGCCGCGTGCCGGCATGCGCTCAGGCCATATGCCCGGCGCCCGAAGCCTGCCGTCCGGCGTCTTCGCAAACCAGGGTCGGTTCAAATCGCTGCCTGAACTCAGGCAGACGATCGAAGAGGCAGGCATTGATCTCTCCAAGCCGGTCGTCACCTCCTGCGGCTCGGGAATCACGGCCGCGATTATCACGCTGGCTTTGGAATCCCTCGGCCATCAAGACAACAAGCTTTATGACGGTTCATGGAGCGAATGGGGCAGCCGTGACGATACGCCTGTTGTCACCGGTCCGCCGACGCCGGCCAAAGCTTGA
- a CDS encoding alanyl-tRNA editing protein — MPVNALYRDDFYLSTCEAVVTAVHDDGGIELNQTCFYATSGGQPGDTGQLERADGTKIALGQTKHGAGKDVIIHVPLENEPRPEVGETLVLHVDWPRRYRLMRMHTACHLLSVICSYPITGAAVGEEESRVDFDMSETIDKDEVTAKLMELVGQNHPVYLQWITDDELAANPDIVKSKNVRPPMGLGRVSLVCIGENSSIDSQPCGGTHVSETQEVGQIHIAKIEKKGKENRRFRIRFGTPGEEA; from the coding sequence ATGCCCGTCAATGCCCTCTATCGCGACGACTTCTATCTCTCGACGTGCGAGGCGGTCGTGACCGCCGTTCACGACGACGGGGGCATCGAGCTCAACCAGACCTGCTTTTATGCTACATCGGGCGGCCAGCCAGGCGACACTGGCCAACTTGAACGTGCCGACGGCACCAAGATCGCACTCGGCCAGACGAAACACGGCGCCGGCAAAGACGTCATCATCCATGTGCCGCTCGAAAACGAGCCGCGGCCGGAGGTTGGCGAGACGCTGGTGCTGCATGTCGATTGGCCGCGCCGCTACCGGCTGATGCGCATGCACACGGCCTGCCACCTGCTGTCGGTCATCTGCTCCTATCCGATCACCGGCGCCGCCGTCGGCGAGGAGGAAAGCCGCGTCGACTTCGACATGAGCGAGACAATCGACAAGGACGAGGTAACGGCCAAACTGATGGAGCTGGTCGGCCAGAACCATCCAGTCTATTTGCAATGGATCACCGACGACGAGCTGGCGGCCAATCCCGACATCGTCAAATCGAAGAACGTGCGCCCGCCGATGGGGCTCGGCCGGGTCAGTCTCGTCTGCATCGGCGAGAACTCCTCGATTGACAGCCAGCCCTGTGGCGGCACACATGTCTCGGAGACGCAGGAAGTCGGCCAGATCCATATCGCCAAGATTGAAAAGAAGGGCAAGGAGAACCGACGCTTCCGCATCCGCTTCGGCACGCCCGGCGAAGAAGCCTGA
- a CDS encoding cysteine synthase A encodes MTFHPSVLEAIGNTPLIKLKGASAATGCAILGKAEFLNPGQSVKDRAALYIIRDAERKGLLRPGGVIVEGTAGNTGIGLTLVAKALGYRTVIVIPETQSQEKKDALKLLGAELVEVPAVPYKNPNNYVKVSGRLAEQMAKSEPNGAIWANQFDNVANRQAHIETTAPEIWNDTGGKIDGFICSVGSGGTLAGVAAGLKTFKPDVKIGIADPDGAALYEFYQNGTLKSEGSSITEGIGQGRITANLEGFTPDYAYRISDAEALPYLFDLVENEGLCLGGSTAINIAGAVNLARDLGPGHTVVTILCDYGNRYQSKLFNPDFLKSKGLPVPAWMTASSEIHVPYEPV; translated from the coding sequence ATGACCTTCCATCCCTCCGTCCTCGAAGCCATCGGCAATACGCCCCTGATCAAACTCAAGGGCGCCTCCGCGGCAACCGGCTGCGCCATTCTCGGCAAGGCGGAGTTCCTGAACCCCGGCCAGTCGGTCAAGGACCGTGCCGCCCTCTACATTATCCGCGACGCGGAGCGAAAGGGGCTGCTTCGACCTGGCGGCGTCATTGTCGAAGGCACGGCCGGCAATACCGGCATCGGGCTGACGCTGGTCGCCAAGGCGCTCGGCTACCGCACCGTCATCGTCATCCCGGAAACGCAGAGCCAGGAAAAGAAGGACGCGCTGAAACTGCTGGGCGCCGAGCTCGTCGAGGTGCCGGCCGTTCCCTACAAGAACCCGAACAACTACGTGAAAGTATCCGGCCGACTTGCCGAACAAATGGCGAAGAGCGAACCGAACGGAGCGATCTGGGCGAACCAGTTTGACAACGTCGCCAACCGACAGGCTCATATCGAAACGACCGCGCCGGAAATCTGGAACGATACCGGAGGCAAGATCGACGGCTTTATCTGCTCAGTGGGCTCCGGGGGCACGCTGGCGGGTGTCGCCGCAGGACTCAAGACTTTCAAGCCGGACGTCAAGATCGGGATTGCCGATCCCGACGGCGCCGCCCTCTATGAGTTCTATCAAAACGGCACGCTGAAATCCGAGGGATCATCCATTACTGAAGGTATCGGCCAGGGCCGCATCACCGCCAATCTCGAGGGTTTTACCCCCGATTACGCCTATCGAATTTCCGATGCCGAAGCTCTTCCCTATCTTTTCGACCTCGTCGAAAACGAGGGGCTGTGCCTCGGCGGCTCGACAGCGATCAACATTGCCGGTGCGGTCAATCTCGCCCGGGATCTCGGACCCGGTCACACGGTGGTGACAATCCTCTGCGACTACGGCAACCGTTATCAGTCGAAGCTCTTCAATCCGGATTTCCTCAAGTCGAAGGGACTGCCCGTTCCGGCCTGGATGACTGCTTCGTCCGAGATACACGTTCCCTACGAGCCCGTGTGA
- a CDS encoding ChrR family anti-sigma-E factor, with protein sequence MAETDMVHEQIDTIDALMAHYVAGSLPEPARVLVCSHLEMKPGNRSLVNALELLAGEALENTPEAAIAHREQRLAAIFSSSSPDLRPQTIGRSETALFPRALWDLVGFELQDVPWRRRLPGLKEYSLDREGCEVRLMWIRPGRALPAHTHKRMELILVLDGAFNDERGHFGPGDISIADETVDHRPVAEKDRPCIAFAVSDGPVRLTGSFRQMIGDLIG encoded by the coding sequence TTGGCCGAAACCGACATGGTTCACGAGCAGATCGACACAATCGATGCATTGATGGCGCACTATGTCGCCGGCTCTTTGCCCGAGCCGGCGCGGGTGCTCGTATGCTCGCATCTCGAAATGAAGCCGGGCAATCGCAGCCTGGTGAACGCGCTCGAGCTACTGGCCGGAGAGGCGCTGGAAAACACGCCGGAAGCCGCCATCGCCCACCGCGAGCAGCGGCTTGCGGCAATCTTCTCCTCCAGCTCTCCCGATCTTAGGCCGCAGACGATCGGGAGATCCGAAACTGCGCTGTTTCCCCGGGCGTTGTGGGATCTTGTCGGCTTCGAGCTCCAGGATGTTCCCTGGCGCAGGCGGCTGCCCGGCCTTAAGGAATATTCACTCGACAGGGAGGGCTGCGAGGTCCGTCTGATGTGGATCCGCCCTGGTCGCGCCTTGCCGGCGCACACTCATAAACGCATGGAGCTGATCCTGGTTCTCGATGGGGCTTTCAACGATGAGCGCGGCCATTTCGGCCCCGGCGACATCTCGATTGCCGACGAGACTGTCGATCACCGGCCTGTTGCTGAAAAGGACAGGCCTTGCATAGCTTTCGCCGTTTCAGATGGACCTGTCCGACTGACCGGATCCTTCCGTCAGATGATCGGCGACCTCATCGGCTGA
- a CDS encoding SDR family NAD(P)-dependent oxidoreductase, which yields MRDFIARPEHGIVWISGASSGIGRALALKLAGEGYKVAVTARSHEKLVELQAEARGLSGSIIVLDGDVSDAEDMEHVLASIEYEHGTLAMAILNAGVNLPVYAEDLDRAAFEKSFAVNLSGVVNCLLPAIRHMKAKGQGQIAIVSSVTGYGGLPTGAAYGATKAALINMAESLKFDLDKMGIRIQLISPGFVDTPTMGKSALPMRAALISSEKAACQIAAGLKSQAFEIAFPRRFATMLKLARLLPYGAYFPLMNHLTGWRQRPPLDDHHPVMPHPAE from the coding sequence ATGCGTGATTTCATCGCCCGTCCCGAACATGGAATCGTCTGGATCTCGGGCGCGAGCTCGGGTATTGGCCGGGCGCTTGCGCTGAAACTTGCCGGCGAAGGATACAAGGTCGCCGTCACCGCCAGAAGCCACGAAAAGCTGGTCGAGCTGCAGGCCGAAGCCAGGGGCCTTTCCGGCAGCATTATAGTCCTCGACGGTGATGTCAGCGATGCCGAGGACATGGAACATGTCCTTGCCTCCATCGAATATGAGCATGGCACGCTCGCCATGGCAATCCTCAATGCCGGTGTCAACCTGCCGGTCTACGCGGAGGACCTGGACCGCGCCGCTTTCGAAAAAAGCTTTGCCGTCAATCTTTCCGGCGTCGTGAACTGTCTGTTGCCGGCGATCCGCCATATGAAGGCGAAAGGGCAGGGACAGATCGCCATCGTCTCTTCCGTCACCGGTTATGGCGGCCTGCCGACGGGGGCTGCCTATGGCGCAACCAAGGCGGCGTTGATCAACATGGCCGAAAGCCTGAAATTCGATCTCGACAAGATGGGCATTCGCATTCAGCTCATCAGCCCGGGCTTCGTTGACACGCCGACGATGGGGAAGAGCGCCCTTCCGATGCGGGCGGCGCTGATCTCCTCCGAGAAAGCTGCCTGCCAGATTGCCGCCGGGCTGAAATCGCAGGCTTTCGAGATCGCTTTCCCCCGGCGCTTTGCCACAATGCTGAAGCTGGCGCGTCTGCTCCCCTATGGCGCTTATTTTCCATTGATGAACCACCTGACGGGCTGGCGGCAGCGGCCGCCGCTGGATGATCACCATCCGGTGATGCCGCACCCTGCGGAATGA
- a CDS encoding cryptochrome/photolyase family protein — MANNAEKPVILWFRKDLRLDDNQALNAAHVSARPIIALYINEPRAAGTGPLGAAQAWWLHHSLDALGKSLRSRQGRLVLVSGEALDVLRAVIRESGADAVFWNRRYDPSGLSIDIRIEHELEKQAIETRSFGGQLLHEPSRLMTGKGAPYRVYAPFWRALERAGEPGPPLDAPASLRLASRLPTSERLESWKLLPRKPNWAKEFADVWTPGEQGAQVRLGTFIEDALNGYKENRDYPAKPATSMLSPHLAFGEISPARIWDATRGLSKTPTADIVHFRKEIAWREFSYHLLLHFPKLASENWNGRFDGFEWHNSGEDFEAWRRGKTGYPIVDAGMRQLWRHGWMHNRVRMIVASFLVKDLMIDWRSGEAWFRDTLVDADPANNAAGWQWVAGSGADASPFFRIFNPVLQGETFDPEGDYVRTYVPELRALEAKYIHRPFEAPKRVLEEAGIVLGETYPKPIVDHAGARNRALAAYKAISNGG, encoded by the coding sequence TTGGCAAACAACGCGGAAAAACCTGTCATCCTGTGGTTTCGAAAGGATTTGCGCCTGGACGATAATCAGGCTCTCAACGCCGCCCACGTCTCCGCGCGGCCAATCATCGCTCTTTACATCAACGAGCCAAGGGCAGCAGGTACAGGTCCGCTCGGCGCAGCCCAAGCCTGGTGGCTTCATCATTCGCTGGATGCGCTCGGCAAATCGCTGCGTTCGCGGCAGGGACGGCTGGTGCTTGTAAGCGGTGAGGCGCTCGATGTGCTTCGGGCGGTTATCAGGGAAAGCGGCGCCGATGCTGTCTTCTGGAACCGCCGCTACGACCCATCTGGTCTTTCGATCGACATCCGCATCGAGCACGAACTGGAAAAGCAGGCGATCGAGACGAGAAGCTTCGGCGGCCAGCTGCTGCATGAACCATCCAGGCTGATGACCGGGAAGGGTGCGCCGTACCGCGTCTACGCGCCATTCTGGCGGGCACTCGAGCGAGCGGGCGAACCTGGGCCGCCACTCGACGCACCTGCGTCGCTGCGGCTGGCATCGCGGCTTCCGACCTCGGAAAGGCTGGAGAGCTGGAAGCTACTGCCTAGGAAGCCGAACTGGGCCAAGGAATTCGCCGACGTATGGACGCCGGGCGAGCAGGGCGCACAGGTGAGACTCGGCACCTTCATCGAAGACGCGCTCAATGGCTATAAGGAAAACCGCGACTATCCTGCGAAGCCGGCGACATCGATGCTGTCGCCGCATTTGGCGTTCGGCGAGATCTCCCCTGCCCGCATCTGGGATGCGACGCGTGGTTTGTCGAAAACGCCGACGGCCGATATCGTGCATTTCCGCAAGGAGATAGCCTGGCGCGAATTCTCCTATCACCTGCTTTTGCACTTTCCCAAACTGGCATCTGAGAACTGGAATGGTCGTTTTGACGGGTTCGAATGGCACAACAGCGGCGAGGACTTCGAGGCATGGCGTCGCGGCAAGACCGGCTATCCGATCGTCGACGCCGGCATGCGCCAGCTCTGGCGCCACGGCTGGATGCACAATCGCGTGCGCATGATTGTCGCTTCCTTCCTTGTCAAGGACTTGATGATCGACTGGCGTTCCGGCGAAGCTTGGTTTCGCGATACGCTGGTCGATGCCGACCCCGCCAACAATGCCGCGGGCTGGCAATGGGTGGCGGGTTCGGGAGCCGATGCCTCGCCTTTCTTTCGCATCTTCAACCCGGTGCTGCAGGGCGAAACCTTCGATCCCGAAGGGGACTATGTCAGAACCTATGTGCCGGAGCTTCGAGCGCTCGAGGCGAAATACATCCACCGGCCCTTCGAGGCGCCGAAGCGTGTGCTCGAGGAAGCCGGCATTGTTCTTGGCGAGACCTATCCGAAACCGATCGTCGATCACGCCGGTGCCCGAAACCGAGCACTGGCCGCCTACAAGGCTATATCGAACGGGGGATAA
- a CDS encoding HAD family hydrolase, with amino-acid sequence MHPPMPHGFEKPYAAFLFDMDGTILNSILAAERVWSDWARRHGLDVATFLPKMHGSRGIDTITRLNLPGVDPEYEARLVTEAEIADVGDVVAIPGAAAFLSSLPPERWAIVTSSPLRLARRRLEAAGLPLPKFMVTAEDVAVGKPDPQCYILGAERLGVSTQDCLVFEDVAAGIKAGEAAGADVMVVTATHHHKMETPHPSISSYNEIAVRISAGHKMFVGAKPA; translated from the coding sequence TTGCACCCGCCGATGCCCCATGGCTTCGAGAAGCCCTATGCCGCCTTCCTGTTCGACATGGACGGCACCATCCTCAATTCGATTCTCGCCGCCGAGCGGGTTTGGAGCGACTGGGCAAGACGCCATGGACTCGATGTCGCAACCTTCTTGCCGAAGATGCATGGATCGCGCGGCATTGACACGATTACCCGGCTGAACCTGCCAGGCGTCGATCCCGAATACGAAGCACGGCTGGTGACCGAGGCCGAAATTGCTGATGTCGGCGATGTCGTTGCCATTCCAGGCGCGGCCGCCTTCCTCAGTTCGTTACCGCCGGAGCGCTGGGCGATCGTCACCTCTTCGCCATTGCGCCTCGCCCGCCGCCGGCTCGAAGCGGCCGGCCTGCCGTTGCCGAAATTCATGGTGACGGCGGAGGATGTGGCGGTCGGCAAGCCCGATCCGCAATGTTATATTCTCGGCGCCGAACGCCTTGGTGTCAGCACGCAGGATTGTCTGGTATTTGAGGATGTCGCAGCCGGCATTAAGGCCGGCGAGGCGGCGGGCGCCGATGTCATGGTGGTTACGGCGACCCATCACCATAAGATGGAAACACCGCATCCGAGCATCTCTTCCTACAATGAGATCGCCGTTCGCATCTCGGCCGGCCACAAAATGTTCGTCGGTGCGAAGCCGGCTTGA
- a CDS encoding nitrate reductase: MAAETKTTCPYCGVGCGVIATVDEAGAVSVKGDPEHPSNFGRLCSKGSALAETIDLDGRLLYPEIEGERSGWDEALDLVARRFSETIAEHGPDSVAFYVSGQLLTEDYYIANKLMKGFIGSGNIDTNSRLCMSSSVAGHRRAFGADTVPGTYEDIELADLVVLTGSNLAWCHPVIYQRLAAAKTARPNMRIVVIDPRRTMTCDIADLHLAIRPDSDVALFMGLLAHLATSPAVDQNYIAAHTEGFGDAFATAAALDINDLLERTGLPAMQIREFFRLFETTEKVVTCYSQGVNQSSSGTDKVNAILNCHLATGRVGRPGMGPFSLTGQPNAMGGREVGGLANMLAAHMAIESADDRDRVQRFWSSPVIAAKPGLKAVDMFRAVADGRIKALWVMATNPVVSMPDADNVESAIAACPFVVVSDILKDTDTTRHAHVLLPSLGWGEKNGTVTNSERRISRQRPFLHVPGDARADWWQLAEVARRMGFGAAFDFDAPAAIFAEHAALSAFENNGSRDFDIGARAGISGRAYDELSPFQWPQPAGTAAGVTRFFAEGGFFHADGKARFIAVKPPATDRTSTDFPFTLNTGRIRDQWHTMTRTGKSARLSAHIAEPFAEIHPRDAIEAGISSAGLVEIESPHGKAIVRALVTDRQARGGIFAPMHWNDQFAAKARIDAVVAPITDPLSGQPASKNVAVAVRPLRAAHYGFAVSATKPATPDAAYWAVAKAAGGWRLELAFTEAVEDWIAWCRRLFAIPPEIEPLGYADRQSGDLRLAFFDGEVLLAALFLAREPVAVARNWAISQLTAAHGDLRKRFALVAGRPGAGRADPGATVCSCFSVGVNQIAAAVRGGCHSVEAVGKETSAGTNCGSCRSEIGRIIDRCLAAAAE; encoded by the coding sequence ATGGCGGCTGAAACCAAGACCACCTGCCCCTATTGCGGCGTCGGCTGCGGCGTTATCGCCACGGTCGACGAGGCGGGCGCCGTCAGCGTCAAGGGCGATCCCGAGCATCCGTCGAATTTCGGCCGGCTCTGCTCGAAGGGTTCGGCGCTTGCCGAAACCATCGATCTCGACGGCCGGCTTCTTTACCCCGAAATCGAAGGCGAGCGGAGCGGCTGGGATGAGGCGCTCGATCTGGTCGCGCGGCGATTTTCCGAAACGATCGCCGAACACGGGCCGGATTCGGTTGCCTTCTACGTCTCCGGCCAATTGCTCACCGAAGACTATTACATCGCCAACAAGCTGATGAAGGGCTTCATCGGCTCCGGCAATATTGATACCAATTCCAGGCTCTGCATGTCCTCGTCCGTTGCAGGGCATCGCCGCGCCTTTGGCGCCGATACAGTGCCCGGCACCTATGAGGATATCGAACTCGCCGATCTGGTCGTTCTGACCGGCTCCAACCTTGCCTGGTGTCACCCCGTCATTTACCAGCGGCTCGCCGCCGCTAAGACGGCGCGGCCAAACATGCGGATCGTCGTTATCGATCCGCGCCGGACGATGACATGCGACATCGCGGACCTGCATCTGGCAATCCGCCCGGACAGCGACGTTGCGCTGTTCATGGGACTGCTTGCGCATCTTGCGACGAGCCCGGCAGTCGACCAGAACTATATCGCCGCCCATACGGAAGGCTTCGGCGACGCTTTCGCGACCGCAGCCGCCCTTGATATCAACGATCTCCTGGAACGGACCGGCCTGCCGGCGATGCAGATCAGGGAGTTCTTCCGCCTGTTTGAGACGACCGAGAAAGTGGTCACCTGTTACAGCCAGGGCGTCAACCAATCCTCCTCCGGCACCGACAAGGTCAATGCCATCCTCAACTGTCACCTCGCGACCGGCCGCGTCGGTCGGCCCGGCATGGGACCGTTCTCGCTGACCGGTCAGCCGAACGCCATGGGCGGGCGAGAGGTCGGCGGCCTCGCCAATATGCTTGCCGCCCATATGGCGATCGAAAGTGCGGATGACCGGGACCGCGTTCAGCGCTTCTGGAGCTCGCCGGTCATCGCCGCAAAACCCGGACTGAAGGCGGTCGACATGTTCCGTGCGGTGGCCGACGGGCGCATCAAGGCGCTCTGGGTCATGGCCACCAATCCGGTTGTCTCGATGCCGGACGCCGACAACGTCGAAAGCGCGATCGCCGCCTGTCCTTTCGTGGTCGTGTCGGACATCCTGAAGGATACGGACACGACCCGTCACGCCCATGTACTTTTGCCCTCGCTCGGCTGGGGCGAGAAGAACGGTACCGTCACCAATTCCGAACGGCGCATTTCTAGGCAGCGGCCGTTTCTCCACGTCCCGGGCGACGCCAGGGCTGACTGGTGGCAGCTTGCGGAGGTCGCACGCCGCATGGGATTTGGCGCCGCTTTCGATTTTGACGCGCCGGCCGCAATCTTTGCGGAACATGCGGCACTTTCCGCCTTCGAAAACAACGGCAGCCGCGATTTCGACATTGGTGCGCGCGCCGGCATCAGCGGCCGCGCCTATGACGAACTGTCGCCCTTTCAATGGCCGCAGCCGGCAGGAACGGCAGCCGGCGTCACCCGCTTCTTCGCCGAGGGCGGTTTCTTCCATGCCGATGGCAAGGCGCGTTTCATTGCAGTGAAACCGCCCGCGACGGATCGCACCAGTACCGATTTCCCCTTCACGCTGAACACCGGCCGCATCCGCGACCAGTGGCACACGATGACGCGAACCGGGAAGAGCGCTCGGCTGTCCGCCCATATCGCCGAACCCTTTGCCGAAATCCATCCGCGCGATGCGATCGAAGCCGGTATATCAAGCGCCGGACTCGTGGAAATCGAGAGCCCTCACGGCAAGGCGATCGTGCGGGCGCTGGTGACCGACCGCCAGGCGCGCGGCGGCATCTTCGCACCAATGCACTGGAACGACCAGTTCGCTGCAAAAGCGCGCATCGATGCCGTGGTCGCGCCGATCACCGATCCTCTTTCTGGCCAACCGGCGTCGAAGAACGTTGCCGTCGCCGTTCGGCCCTTACGCGCCGCGCATTATGGTTTTGCGGTCTCGGCGACAAAACCGGCCACACCCGACGCGGCCTATTGGGCGGTGGCGAAAGCTGCCGGCGGCTGGCGACTGGAGCTTGCCTTCACGGAGGCCGTCGAAGACTGGATCGCCTGGTGCCGGAGGTTGTTCGCCATTCCGCCCGAGATCGAACCGCTGGGGTACGCCGATCGGCAGTCCGGCGATCTCAGACTTGCCTTCTTCGATGGCGAGGTCCTGCTTGCCGCTCTGTTTCTCGCACGAGAGCCGGTTGCGGTTGCACGCAATTGGGCGATCTCGCAGCTCACCGCGGCGCATGGCGACCTCAGGAAACGTTTTGCGCTGGTCGCAGGCCGTCCGGGGGCCGGCAGAGCGGATCCCGGTGCAACCGTCTGCTCCTGCTTCAGTGTCGGGGTCAACCAGATCGCTGCTGCAGTGCGGGGCGGATGCCACAGCGTTGAAGCAGTCGGCAAAGAAACGAGCGCCGGAACCAATTGCGGCTCCTGCCGCAGCGAAATCGGAAGGATTATCGATCGCTGTCTCGCCGCAGCGGCGGAATGA